The following proteins are co-located in the Lagenorhynchus albirostris chromosome 2, mLagAlb1.1, whole genome shotgun sequence genome:
- the LOC132516480 gene encoding LOW QUALITY PROTEIN: large ribosomal subunit protein eL32-like (The sequence of the model RefSeq protein was modified relative to this genomic sequence to represent the inferred CDS: inserted 2 bases in 1 codon; substituted 1 base at 1 genomic stop codon), with product MEQYLQLFLGLPTEVAATTAALKPLVKLKIVKKTKKFNPHQSDRYVKIKRNWQKSRGTVRRKFKGQILMPNIGYGSNRKTKLMLPSGFRKFLVHNFKELEGLLMXNKSYSAEITXQELKATAERAAPLAIRVANPNARLHSKENE from the exons atggaacAGTATCTTCAGCTCTTCCTTGGCCTGCCTACAGAGGTGGCAGCCACCACGGCCGCCCTCAAACCCCTCGTGAAGCTCAAGATTGTCAAAAAGACCAAGAAGTTCAACCCACACCAGTCAGACCGGTATGTCAAAATTAAGCGGAACTGGCAGAAATCCAGAGGCACTGTGCGCAGGAAATTCAAGGGCCAGATCCTGATGCCCAACATTGGTTATGGGAGCAACAGGAAAACAAAGCTCATGCTGCCCAGTGGCTTCCGGAAGTTCCTGGTCCACAACTTCAAGGAGCTTGAAGGGCTGCTGATGTGAAACAAATCTTACTCTGCTGAGATTAC CCAAGAACTCAAAGCCACTGCGGAAAGAGCAGCCCCGCTGGCCATCAGAGTCGCCAATCCCAATGCCAggctgcacagcaaagaaaatgaatag